The following proteins are co-located in the uncultured Draconibacterium sp. genome:
- a CDS encoding L-fucose isomerase: MANRLIGRLPKVGIRPVIDGRERGVRESLEVQTMNMAKNAAKLIEENLRFPCGEKVECVIADSTIGGVAEAAACADKFEREGVGVSLTVTPCWCYGTEVMDSTPMIPKAVWGFNGTERPGAVYLAAALAGYTQKGLPAFGIYGRDVQDAGDETIPEDVKEKVLRFVNAALAVAQMKGKSYLSLGYTSMGIAGSMVNPDFFQEYLGMRTEFVDMVEVKRRLDEEIYDKAEYEKALAWTKANIIEGDDYNAPEEQSDRERKDWEWTVVVKMTLIMRDLMIGNPKLKEAGFGEESHGHNAIAGGFQGQRQWTDYYPNGDFSETILNTSFDWNGIREAFVFATENDSLNAVPMLFGHLLTNTAQIFSDVRTYWSPEAVKRVTGKELSGLAKDGIIHLINSGSTTMDATAQQKDANGNPVMKPYWEVTDADVKACLENTNFCPGDKGYFRGGGFSSQFKTAGQMPVTMSRVNLVKGLGPVLQIAEGYTVELEDDVHAILDERTNPTWPTTWFVPKLTGTGAFKDVYSVMANWGANHGAVSYGHIGADLITLASILRIPVCMHNVDEDKIFRPSAWSGFGENKEGADYRACENFGPLYK, from the coding sequence ATGGCTAATAGATTAATTGGTAGACTTCCGAAAGTAGGAATCCGCCCTGTAATTGACGGGCGCGAACGTGGTGTGCGCGAATCGCTTGAGGTGCAAACCATGAATATGGCAAAAAATGCCGCTAAATTGATTGAAGAAAACCTTCGCTTTCCGTGTGGAGAAAAGGTAGAATGTGTTATTGCCGACTCAACCATTGGCGGAGTGGCTGAAGCTGCGGCCTGTGCCGATAAATTTGAAAGGGAAGGAGTTGGCGTTTCGTTAACGGTTACTCCTTGCTGGTGCTACGGAACCGAAGTTATGGATTCAACACCAATGATTCCAAAAGCAGTTTGGGGATTTAACGGAACTGAACGTCCGGGAGCTGTATATCTGGCCGCTGCACTTGCTGGTTACACTCAAAAAGGACTTCCAGCCTTTGGCATTTATGGCCGCGATGTGCAGGATGCCGGCGATGAAACCATTCCTGAAGATGTAAAAGAAAAAGTACTTCGTTTTGTAAATGCTGCCCTTGCAGTGGCTCAAATGAAAGGCAAATCTTACTTGTCGCTGGGTTATACCTCGATGGGAATTGCAGGTTCGATGGTAAATCCTGATTTTTTCCAGGAATACCTTGGTATGCGAACCGAATTTGTTGACATGGTAGAGGTTAAACGTCGTTTAGATGAAGAAATCTACGACAAAGCAGAATATGAAAAAGCCTTGGCCTGGACAAAAGCCAACATCATTGAAGGTGACGATTACAATGCACCGGAAGAGCAGTCGGATCGTGAACGAAAAGACTGGGAATGGACCGTGGTTGTAAAAATGACACTGATTATGCGAGACCTGATGATAGGAAATCCGAAACTAAAAGAAGCAGGTTTTGGAGAAGAATCTCATGGGCACAACGCAATTGCAGGAGGATTCCAGGGACAACGCCAGTGGACAGATTATTATCCAAACGGCGATTTCTCCGAAACGATATTAAATACTTCATTCGACTGGAACGGAATTCGTGAGGCATTTGTGTTTGCTACCGAAAACGATAGTTTAAATGCGGTTCCAATGTTGTTTGGACACCTCTTAACCAATACTGCACAGATTTTCTCTGACGTTCGTACATACTGGAGCCCGGAAGCGGTAAAACGTGTTACAGGCAAAGAATTATCAGGTTTGGCAAAAGACGGAATTATTCACCTGATTAATTCCGGATCGACAACCATGGATGCAACTGCGCAGCAAAAAGATGCAAACGGAAATCCGGTAATGAAACCTTATTGGGAAGTTACCGATGCTGATGTTAAAGCTTGTCTTGAAAATACCAATTTCTGTCCGGGTGATAAAGGATATTTCCGCGGAGGAGGTTTCTCGAGCCAGTTTAAAACTGCAGGACAAATGCCGGTTACCATGAGCCGTGTAAACCTTGTGAAAGGATTAGGGCCGGTACTGCAAATTGCTGAAGGTTATACTGTTGAATTGGAGGATGATGTACATGCAATTCTTGACGAACGCACCAATCCAACCTGGCCAACTACCTGGTTTGTTCCTAAATTAACAGGAACAGGAGCTTTTAAAGATGTTTATTCGGTAATGGCCAACTGGGGCGCTAACCACGGAGCTGTTTCATACGGTCATATCGGAGCCGATTTAATTACGCTGGCTTCTATACTTCGTATTCCGGTTTGTATGCACAATGTGGACGAAGATAAAATTTTCCGTCCGAGTGCATGGAGTGGCTTTGGAGAAAACAAAGAAGGTGCTGATTATCGCGCATGCGAAAATTTTGGACCTCTGTATAAATAA
- a CDS encoding rhodanese-like domain-containing protein, giving the protein MKLFIYPLLLFFVLVNSGLASSQNVYKQLYPLKCDSLIKANSANPNFVILDVRRDSEWRNEHLEGSINRSTGDSDFQQRLALLPKHKIFLLHCQSGGRSAGAFAKMKELEFAEVYEMIGGINGWNSNNLPTTSVLAPKLMLVSQQGTEGENADTIQVTITNRANDLLTFNSIVIDDAHAITHNFNNEISIAGAEDYTFSIYHMPGYSDDDTTQINLDSNGGTLDLKVMVEKDASTGVHEFAGSDFGLYPNPANNRIFVKGIPENIRMDIKVYNLNGQIVFEKMNHFSGEAINVSRINEGVHVLFIETATATYSQKLFIKH; this is encoded by the coding sequence ATGAAACTATTTATTTACCCATTACTACTGTTCTTTGTTCTTGTTAACAGCGGATTGGCCTCTTCGCAAAACGTTTACAAACAACTGTACCCGCTAAAATGCGACAGTCTGATTAAAGCCAATTCTGCCAATCCGAATTTTGTAATATTAGATGTAAGAAGAGATAGCGAGTGGCGCAACGAACATCTTGAGGGATCGATTAACAGAAGTACCGGCGATTCTGATTTTCAGCAGCGTTTGGCGCTATTGCCCAAACATAAAATATTTCTTTTGCACTGTCAGTCGGGTGGAAGAAGTGCCGGTGCATTTGCAAAAATGAAAGAGCTGGAATTTGCCGAAGTATACGAAATGATTGGTGGAATTAACGGATGGAACAGCAATAACCTGCCAACCACATCGGTACTGGCACCAAAACTAATGTTGGTTTCGCAGCAAGGTACTGAAGGTGAAAATGCAGATACAATACAAGTAACCATCACCAACCGGGCAAATGATCTGTTGACTTTTAATTCGATAGTGATTGACGATGCCCATGCCATAACACACAATTTTAACAACGAAATTAGTATTGCCGGTGCTGAAGATTACACATTTTCAATTTACCACATGCCCGGATATTCAGACGATGACACAACACAAATCAATCTTGACAGTAATGGCGGAACACTCGATTTAAAAGTAATGGTTGAAAAAGATGCATCTACAGGTGTTCATGAATTTGCCGGTTCAGATTTTGGTTTGTACCCCAATCCTGCAAACAACAGGATATTTGTTAAAGGAATTCCCGAAAATATCAGAATGGATATAAAGGTGTATAATCTGAACGGGCAGATTGTTTTTGAAAAAATGAACCATTTTTCGGGGGAAGCGATTAACGTTTCGCGTATAAATGAGGGTGTACATGTGTTGTTTATAGAAACTGCTACCGCTACTTATTCGCAAAAGTTATTTATAAAACATTAG